From the Desulfosarcina sp. BuS5 genome, one window contains:
- a CDS encoding CaiB/BaiF CoA transferase family protein, with product MTIQGPLSGVRIIDLSQAHAGPYGSQLLGDLGADIIKIEAYGRGDMLRGVKPDNKGESYYILALNRNKKSIALNLRTESGKQAFYDLVKVSDVIYDNFRAGVIERLGADYETVKKINPDIICASITGYGQSGPYKIKGAFDDIVQGIAGALSLCGEPGGGPMRPGLPIADLAGGFFCAMGVVVALYEKQKSGKGSKVEVSLIDSTMSLMSNHFQNYFLSGKPPQPQGKRHPNVIIGAFATKDGYITLGPSWPGLATAIDKEWLLTDPRFDTNNKRNENKNELEKIIEETLLEKNTEEWLELFDKHDIVGGPIYTLDQVLEDPQVVHNKNVIHMDHPVCGPMRAIASPIRIKDQITGDHLPPATYNQHGNEVLKDILGYSDEKIAALEKDAEEQAMKTEKRANI from the coding sequence ATGACAATACAGGGACCATTAAGCGGAGTAAGAATTATAGATTTGTCACAAGCACATGCGGGGCCGTACGGTTCGCAGCTTCTGGGTGATCTTGGTGCGGATATTATCAAGATTGAAGCATATGGAAGAGGGGATATGTTAAGAGGCGTCAAGCCTGATAACAAAGGTGAAAGCTATTATATTTTGGCCTTGAATCGCAATAAGAAGAGTATTGCGCTGAATCTGCGCACTGAGTCTGGCAAGCAGGCTTTTTATGATCTGGTTAAAGTATCGGATGTGATTTATGACAATTTCAGGGCCGGAGTTATTGAAAGGCTCGGGGCTGATTATGAAACCGTCAAAAAAATTAATCCTGATATAATTTGTGCTTCTATCACAGGCTACGGTCAGTCAGGGCCATATAAAATTAAGGGCGCTTTTGATGATATCGTGCAGGGTATTGCCGGCGCTTTGAGCCTGTGCGGAGAACCCGGCGGCGGGCCTATGCGTCCCGGTCTGCCGATAGCTGATCTGGCCGGCGGTTTTTTTTGCGCCATGGGAGTAGTGGTTGCGCTCTATGAGAAGCAGAAGTCGGGCAAAGGTTCAAAAGTGGAAGTCAGCTTGATTGACTCTACCATGTCTCTCATGTCCAATCATTTTCAGAACTACTTTTTATCCGGTAAGCCGCCGCAGCCCCAGGGGAAAAGGCATCCTAATGTCATAATAGGAGCATTTGCGACTAAAGACGGTTATATAACCCTTGGTCCTTCATGGCCCGGACTTGCCACCGCAATAGATAAGGAGTGGCTCTTGACGGATCCGCGGTTTGACACAAATAATAAGAGGAATGAAAACAAGAATGAGCTTGAGAAAATTATTGAAGAGACTCTTCTTGAAAAAAATACAGAAGAATGGCTGGAGTTATTCGATAAGCACGATATAGTCGGAGGGCCGATATATACCCTCGACCAGGTTTTGGAGGATCCCCAGGTTGTTCACAATAAAAATGTTATCCACATGGATCATCCTGTTTGCGGGCCGATGCGGGCGATCGCAAGCCCAATACGTATAAAGGATCAGATAACAGGCGATCATCTGCCGCCCGCTACTTACAATCAGCATGGGAATGAAGTTTTAAAGGACATTTTGGGATATTCCGATGAAAAGATAGCTGCGCTCGAGAAAGATGCGGAAGAGCAGGCTATGAAAACGGAAAAACGTGCAAATATATAA
- a CDS encoding nucleoside phosphorylase yields MNNSYSIVNPVKGKNSPDPGFRVIIISDKNDLDKLSSLLDLKQDAAFLLMNSNFYCGKGFSQAFSLAGPVIGASYAVLLLETLIAWGAREIIFFGSCGAISRSAKIGDIIVPTCSIIDEGVSKHYNGQWLKASKNWPENYEGEDALAYPSDNLTKIIKNELSKNGLNFKSGMIWTTDAAFMETYEKVKYFQQKGALGVEMETSALFTVGNYRGVETSAILVVSDELSTYTWCHGFSAARYKKSRKKIIESLSALCKKI; encoded by the coding sequence ATGAACAATTCTTATTCTATTGTTAATCCGGTTAAAGGAAAAAATTCCCCGGACCCCGGCTTCCGTGTCATTATTATAAGTGACAAAAATGACCTTGACAAGCTATCTTCCTTGCTTGACCTGAAACAAGACGCTGCTTTCTTGCTTATGAATAGCAACTTCTATTGCGGTAAAGGTTTTTCTCAAGCATTTTCCCTGGCAGGGCCGGTAATCGGAGCATCATATGCCGTCTTGCTGCTCGAAACCCTTATTGCCTGGGGCGCTCGTGAAATAATATTCTTCGGCTCATGCGGGGCTATTTCACGAAGTGCAAAAATAGGTGATATTATAGTTCCCACATGCTCTATTATAGATGAAGGTGTCTCAAAACATTATAATGGCCAGTGGCTTAAGGCATCCAAAAACTGGCCGGAAAATTATGAAGGCGAAGATGCCCTGGCATACCCTTCTGATAATTTAACCAAGATAATTAAAAACGAATTATCAAAAAACGGGCTTAACTTTAAATCCGGTATGATTTGGACAACAGATGCCGCCTTCATGGAGACCTATGAAAAAGTGAAATACTTTCAGCAAAAGGGGGCACTGGGAGTAGAGATGGAAACATCCGCTCTTTTTACCGTGGGCAATTACAGGGGAGTTGAAACAAGTGCAATACTTGTTGTGTCCGATGAACTATCCACATATACTTGGTGCCATGGTTTCAGCGCAGCGCGATATAAAAAAAGCCGCAAAAAGATAATAGAGAGTTTAAGCGCTTTATGCAAAAAAATATAG
- a CDS encoding acetyl-CoA acetyltransferase encodes MAEGIKNKVAIIGMGCTKFGEHFGRSHESLASEAFQEAIEDAGIEKKDIGAAWFSSCFDEVNVGKSAIPLAGALKLPFIPITRVENFCASGTEAIRAASYAVASGACDIALALGVEKLKDIGYGGLPDFSQLRGIYNRQVFPNVTAPGLFAMLATKYFDRYGLSPEEGKRTLAKISAKSHANGAMTPKAHLRRKVDVETIMNAPMIAWPLGLFDCCGVTEGAAAAIVVRAEDAKKFRPDPLYSKAQQIAVSPEEEYRFNQWDGTHVETTYRCGVRAYEEAGVKNPRGEISMMEVHDCFSITELVIYEDLQISPRGKAKDDVDAGFYNLDGQIPCQTDGGLKSFGHPIGASGIRMTYEVYKQLQGKAGERQIKNPRLGLTQNLGGFPPNCVIGVTIWGNEL; translated from the coding sequence ATGGCTGAAGGTATTAAAAATAAAGTTGCAATTATTGGTATGGGATGTACCAAATTTGGAGAGCATTTTGGCAGAAGCCATGAATCTCTGGCTTCCGAGGCTTTTCAAGAAGCAATTGAAGATGCAGGCATAGAAAAGAAGGATATTGGCGCAGCCTGGTTTTCAAGCTGCTTTGACGAGGTTAACGTGGGCAAAAGCGCCATTCCCCTGGCCGGCGCTTTGAAATTACCATTTATTCCCATAACCAGGGTAGAAAATTTCTGCGCCAGTGGAACCGAAGCAATCCGGGCGGCAAGTTATGCGGTTGCTTCCGGAGCGTGCGATATCGCCTTGGCTCTGGGCGTGGAAAAATTAAAGGATATCGGCTATGGGGGTTTGCCTGATTTCAGTCAGTTGCGGGGCATTTATAATCGCCAGGTATTTCCCAATGTTACGGCACCTGGACTATTCGCCATGTTGGCTACCAAGTATTTTGACCGGTACGGACTTTCTCCGGAAGAGGGGAAAAGAACTCTGGCCAAAATATCGGCCAAAAGCCATGCCAACGGAGCTATGACTCCCAAGGCGCATTTGAGAAGGAAAGTCGATGTGGAGACAATCATGAATGCTCCTATGATTGCCTGGCCCTTAGGTCTTTTCGATTGCTGCGGGGTAACGGAAGGTGCTGCCGCTGCTATTGTTGTCAGAGCCGAAGACGCGAAAAAATTTCGTCCCGACCCGCTTTATTCCAAGGCCCAGCAGATCGCTGTCAGCCCGGAAGAAGAATATCGCTTTAATCAGTGGGACGGAACCCATGTAGAAACAACCTATCGCTGCGGCGTGAGAGCATATGAAGAGGCGGGAGTAAAAAATCCCAGGGGAGAGATAAGCATGATGGAAGTTCATGATTGTTTTTCTATTACAGAGCTGGTTATATATGAGGACCTGCAGATATCTCCCAGGGGCAAGGCCAAAGATGATGTTGATGCCGGTTTTTATAATCTGGACGGCCAGATTCCGTGCCAAACTGACGGCGGGCTGAAAAGTTTCGGGCATCCGATCGGCGCTTCCGGCATCAGAATGACCTATGAAGTTTATAAACAGCTTCAGGGTAAAGCCGGAGAACGTCAAATTAAAAATCCGAGACTTGGGCTTACACAGAATCTCGGAGGCTTTCCTCCTAACTGTGTTATCGGCGTAACTATCTGGGGTAACGAACTATAG
- a CDS encoding acyl-CoA mutase large subunit family protein, whose product MSSKLFNQDSIKKCDDARDRWKQKVSEFEKKTNNDEEHKTLSGIPVEPMYTPEHVADMDYIDDLGFPGEAPFVRGVHPTMYRGRTWTMRQLAGFGTPEHSNERYKLLLKEGATGINGIFDYPTLRGYDSTDPMARADCGRGGVAIDTLEDMETLFDGIPLEKVSSSLVTCQPICNITIQSMYFANARNRGVPLNNLIGTSQNDFLMETCMATAPGVSPPSFAFKLSCDAIEFCAKYAKRWNPVSFAGYNYRETGCTAPQEVAFVISNALACAEEMIKRGLDIDDFASRLSFFMSGHNDFFEEIAKYRAARRVWAKIMKERYNPKNPRSMAFRFHVQTAGVALTAQQPLNNIARSAYHAMAAVLGGAQSVHVDGYDEGLCIPTELSSITALRVNQILQLETGVTRTIDPLGGSYFVESLTNQLEEQIMKIIYDVDLAGGIVKATETGRIHRNISDAAYEYQQNIETGKMSVVGVNCNVIENEVLPIELFELPETVSVQEKKLNKIKKERSAAAVQKALDAISRCCDEENNLMEVIVEFVQANITEGEITKKLREKYGIWDPPLF is encoded by the coding sequence ATGAGTTCAAAACTGTTTAATCAAGACTCTATTAAAAAGTGTGACGATGCAAGGGACCGGTGGAAACAAAAGGTCTCTGAATTCGAAAAAAAAACGAATAATGATGAAGAGCATAAGACTCTTTCCGGCATTCCGGTGGAGCCGATGTATACTCCGGAACATGTGGCTGATATGGATTATATTGATGATCTAGGTTTTCCGGGGGAAGCCCCTTTTGTGCGCGGAGTTCATCCGACCATGTACAGGGGGCGCACTTGGACCATGAGGCAATTGGCCGGTTTCGGTACTCCCGAGCATAGCAATGAAAGATACAAGCTGCTGCTGAAAGAAGGCGCAACCGGAATAAACGGAATTTTTGATTATCCTACACTTCGGGGATACGATTCTACAGACCCCATGGCGCGGGCCGACTGCGGCCGCGGCGGCGTGGCGATAGACACCCTGGAAGACATGGAGACTCTTTTTGACGGCATCCCGCTGGAGAAGGTTAGCAGTTCCCTGGTTACCTGCCAGCCGATCTGCAACATCACGATTCAGTCGATGTACTTTGCCAATGCCAGGAATCGGGGAGTGCCGCTTAATAATCTCATCGGAACAAGCCAGAACGATTTTCTGATGGAAACCTGTATGGCAACTGCTCCCGGAGTTTCGCCGCCGAGTTTTGCCTTTAAGTTAAGCTGTGATGCGATTGAGTTTTGCGCAAAATATGCCAAGCGCTGGAATCCGGTCAGTTTTGCGGGGTATAACTACAGGGAAACAGGATGTACTGCTCCCCAGGAAGTAGCCTTTGTTATTTCCAATGCCCTGGCCTGTGCGGAAGAGATGATTAAAAGAGGACTCGATATTGATGATTTTGCTTCCAGGTTAAGCTTCTTTATGAGCGGCCACAACGATTTTTTTGAAGAGATTGCCAAATATCGCGCTGCCAGGCGGGTATGGGCCAAGATAATGAAGGAGAGATACAACCCCAAGAATCCACGTTCAATGGCGTTCAGATTCCATGTGCAGACAGCAGGCGTAGCTCTTACGGCACAGCAGCCGCTGAATAATATTGCACGTTCCGCCTACCATGCCATGGCTGCAGTTCTGGGAGGAGCCCAGTCTGTGCACGTGGACGGATATGATGAAGGGCTCTGTATTCCTACTGAATTGTCGTCTATTACAGCTCTGCGGGTTAATCAGATTCTCCAGCTCGAAACAGGAGTGACCAGAACTATAGATCCCCTGGGGGGATCATACTTTGTGGAGAGCCTTACCAACCAGCTTGAAGAACAGATAATGAAAATTATATACGATGTTGACCTGGCCGGCGGAATAGTCAAGGCAACTGAAACAGGCAGGATTCATAGAAATATTTCGGATGCAGCCTATGAATATCAGCAGAATATTGAAACCGGGAAGATGTCGGTTGTTGGAGTAAATTGCAATGTAATTGAAAATGAAGTGCTCCCTATCGAACTTTTTGAATTGCCTGAAACAGTTTCCGTTCAGGAGAAAAAACTAAATAAAATAAAGAAAGAACGGAGCGCTGCCGCAGTTCAAAAGGCCCTGGATGCCATATCACGATGTTGCGATGAGGAGAATAACCTTATGGAAGTGATAGTTGAATTTGTTCAGGCCAATATCACCGAGGGAGAGATAACCAAGAAACTCAGGGAGAAATACGGAATATGGGACCCGCCACTCTTTTAA
- the meaB gene encoding methylmalonyl Co-A mutase-associated GTPase MeaB, protein MKKLSAAEMVERVVTGDRRIAARTITLVENEMDEHHEIMKLIYPHSGQARIIGVTGVGGAGKSTLTNHIVRKLRGQDKKVGVIVVDPSSPFSGGALLGDRIRMQSHTLDPGVFIRSMASRGYLGGLSKGTYDVIRIMEAMGMDVVIVETLGAGQDEIDLIHIAGTCLLVHTPNMGDDIQAMKAGIMEIADINVLNKADQEGADTSFRQLRNSISAAGFEAGAWVPKVIATVSMAAKLEDLKGIDELMDTIAEHDAHLHAGNHIDRVRFARVEQELGVVFKEKMERKIYNELKSTGKKKEYINSIIEGATNPYSVSDEVLNF, encoded by the coding sequence ATGAAAAAATTAAGTGCGGCTGAAATGGTGGAAAGAGTAGTTACGGGAGACCGCCGGATAGCAGCCCGTACTATCACTCTGGTTGAAAATGAGATGGACGAGCACCATGAAATCATGAAACTTATCTATCCCCATTCAGGGCAGGCACGTATTATAGGCGTAACCGGTGTGGGAGGCGCAGGCAAGAGTACCCTAACCAACCATATTGTAAGAAAGCTGAGGGGACAGGACAAAAAAGTAGGGGTTATTGTTGTTGATCCGAGCAGCCCCTTTTCAGGTGGAGCCTTGCTGGGTGACAGGATCAGGATGCAGAGCCACACCCTCGATCCAGGCGTATTTATCAGGAGTATGGCCTCCAGGGGGTACCTGGGAGGTTTGTCCAAGGGCACTTATGATGTAATTCGCATTATGGAGGCCATGGGCATGGATGTTGTAATAGTCGAAACACTCGGCGCAGGCCAGGATGAGATTGATCTTATCCATATAGCCGGCACCTGTTTGCTGGTCCATACGCCCAATATGGGAGATGATATTCAGGCCATGAAAGCCGGAATAATGGAGATTGCGGATATCAATGTTTTGAATAAAGCTGACCAAGAAGGCGCCGATACCAGTTTCAGACAATTGAGGAACTCCATATCCGCCGCGGGTTTTGAAGCGGGGGCCTGGGTGCCGAAAGTTATAGCAACCGTTTCCATGGCCGCCAAACTTGAGGATCTTAAGGGTATTGATGAACTCATGGATACCATAGCGGAGCATGATGCACATTTGCATGCCGGTAATCATATTGATCGAGTCAGATTCGCGCGGGTGGAACAGGAACTGGGTGTTGTATTCAAGGAAAAGATGGAGAGGAAGATTTATAATGAGCTGAAAAGCACCGGAAAGAAGAAAGAGTACATCAACAGCATTATTGAAGGAGCTACTAATCCGTATTCCGTTTCAGATGAGGTTTTAAATTTTTAA
- a CDS encoding hydroxymethylglutaryl-CoA synthase family protein translates to MRGITAYGIYMPYNRLKRETIFKAMMWFNPGTAGIAKGEKAVANFDEDSLTLAVAAGMDCFTDIEREKINSLYLASTTFPNLERANSSIAAGALNLSPSTRTADFSGCLKSGTTALIAALGGSNEDTTMVCASDMRLAKAGGIHEQLLGDGAAALVVGSKGVIASLVGSYSVSYDFADHRRITGDKYIRTWEERWIREEGYTKILPEAINGVLNKCGLKMDDISKVIYPPIGIKDHIGLAKKLGVDYEKVQAPLLNEVGNTGSAHSLLLLAGALDKAKPGDKILVASIGSGSDALILEITDEITKIKSRNKLQKNLDYKTELESYTQYLSFKGMLDKEIGIRGEEVAPTSQSLLWREQNAIIKLVGSKCRECGTPQFPRESVCVNPGCGAVEKMEDYSFSDKVAKLFTYTADHLAFTESPPGLYGIVDFEGGGRYWFDITDCKMDDLKVGQSLQMTFRRKYLDQARGLSGYFWKATPFKG, encoded by the coding sequence ATGAGAGGAATTACAGCTTACGGAATCTATATGCCATATAATCGGCTTAAACGTGAAACCATTTTCAAGGCTATGATGTGGTTTAATCCCGGAACGGCAGGTATTGCAAAAGGGGAAAAGGCTGTGGCCAATTTTGATGAAGACAGTTTGACACTGGCTGTTGCCGCCGGCATGGACTGCTTTACCGATATTGAGAGGGAAAAGATAAACAGTTTATATCTTGCTTCCACAACTTTTCCTAATCTGGAGAGGGCCAATTCATCTATCGCCGCGGGAGCGCTCAATTTGTCTCCCAGTACCAGAACTGCGGATTTCTCCGGCTGCCTCAAGTCAGGCACAACTGCTTTGATAGCGGCTTTAGGGGGGTCGAACGAAGATACTACAATGGTTTGCGCTTCCGACATGCGTCTTGCCAAGGCGGGCGGAATACATGAACAACTGCTGGGAGACGGGGCCGCCGCTTTGGTGGTGGGCAGTAAAGGCGTTATCGCATCCCTTGTTGGTTCTTATTCGGTCTCATATGATTTTGCGGATCATAGAAGGATTACTGGAGATAAGTATATTCGAACCTGGGAAGAACGATGGATCAGGGAAGAAGGTTACACCAAGATACTGCCTGAAGCCATTAACGGGGTCCTGAATAAATGCGGACTCAAGATGGATGATATCTCCAAGGTGATCTATCCTCCGATAGGTATTAAAGATCATATTGGTCTGGCCAAAAAATTAGGTGTAGATTATGAAAAAGTTCAGGCACCTTTGCTGAATGAGGTGGGCAATACAGGCTCTGCCCATTCTTTGCTTCTTCTGGCGGGAGCTCTGGATAAAGCCAAACCGGGCGATAAAATTCTGGTGGCAAGCATCGGCAGCGGAAGCGATGCATTAATTTTGGAAATTACGGATGAGATAACAAAAATAAAATCAAGAAACAAATTACAGAAAAATCTTGATTATAAAACAGAGCTTGAGTCTTATACTCAATATCTTTCTTTCAAGGGGATGCTCGACAAGGAAATCGGAATACGCGGGGAAGAGGTTGCTCCTACCAGCCAGTCACTTCTGTGGAGAGAACAGAATGCAATTATAAAACTGGTTGGGTCTAAATGCAGGGAATGCGGCACACCTCAGTTTCCACGCGAGTCTGTTTGCGTTAATCCTGGCTGCGGGGCAGTGGAAAAGATGGAAGACTACTCATTTTCGGACAAGGTTGCCAAGCTTTTTACCTATACTGCCGATCATCTGGCTTTTACAGAATCTCCTCCGGGACTTTACGGTATCGTCGATTTTGAAGGAGGAGGAAGATACTGGTTTGATATCACTGACTGCAAGATGGATGATCTTAAGGTGGGACAGTCTTTGCAAATGACTTTCAGAAGAAAATATCTTGATCAGGCACGTGGTCTTTCCGGTTATTTCTGGAAAGCAACGCCCTTTAAAGGATAA
- a CDS encoding cobalamin B12-binding domain-containing protein, with product MKKAVKVIIARLGMDAHWRGSVVVARAIRDAGNEVVYMGNQMPDAIVETAIQEDADVIGLSSLSGNHLILAPEVVKLLQENDLKDTIVMVGGTIPPDDVPKLKKMGVAEVFGPGSSLKDIVNFVRKAGKT from the coding sequence ATGAAAAAAGCAGTTAAGGTTATTATAGCGCGTCTTGGCATGGATGCACACTGGCGGGGAAGTGTGGTTGTTGCCCGTGCCATACGTGATGCCGGGAACGAGGTGGTCTATATGGGCAATCAGATGCCGGATGCAATTGTCGAAACAGCAATACAGGAGGATGCTGATGTAATCGGTTTAAGTTCCCTGTCCGGCAATCATCTGATTCTGGCCCCTGAAGTGGTCAAACTGTTGCAAGAAAATGATTTGAAAGATACGATTGTTATGGTTGGCGGCACTATTCCGCCGGATGACGTCCCCAAACTGAAAAAAATGGGGGTTGCAGAGGTCTTTGGGCCGGGGTCATCTCTGAAAGATATTGTGAATTTTGTCAGGAAGGCCGGCAAGACTTAA
- the ligA gene encoding NAD-dependent DNA ligase LigA, which translates to MQKNIDGLTISKIEFLRKELHKHNYLYYIKDDPEISDSEYDRMMKELIELEKSYPDLSSPDSPSMRVGAPPLSVFATTEHTIPMLSLDNGFDDSDVLTFDKRIKKNLNTSDEILYTAEPKLDGIAVELVYENGRLSRASTRGDGTRGELITENIRTIRSVPLLLQNSDKIKTPALLEVRGEVVMGHAGFKKLNRNQLANNLNIFANPRNAAAGSLRQLDSKITAQRPLEIFVYGIGRATNIFAESHWEYLCILKKLGFRINSLIKSGLTIKAVIEYYREISEKRNSLPYDIDGVVLKVDSLKMQQSLGATSRSPRWAIAYKFAAMQETTKIIDIDVQVGRTGVLTPVAILAPVNIAGVNVTRATLHNEDEIKRKDIKTGDTVLVQRAGDVIPEIVKVIDSGRTGDEQKFSMPANCPVCGAEVVREKDESAARCVNTDCPAQIKERIKHFASKAAFDVEGLGDKLVEQLVEKKICTSCADIFYLNIEKLKTLDRMGDISAKNIIKAVEKSKKISFSRFIYGLGIRHVGEHLAKILADHYNSFDGLAKKLPEEIEAVEGIGPVVAESIFNYFRQDKNLEIINSIIKSGVKVIYESAKKKGTLEGSAFVITGVLETWTRSRIKKIIESAGGRVNSSLSHKTDYLLAGKSAGSKLTRAKTLGIKIIDEDKFKSMLDS; encoded by the coding sequence ATGCAAAAAAATATAGATGGACTGACAATCAGCAAAATCGAATTTTTACGAAAAGAACTCCACAAACATAATTACCTCTATTATATTAAAGACGATCCTGAAATATCCGATTCCGAATATGACCGGATGATGAAAGAATTAATCGAGCTTGAAAAGTCTTATCCCGATCTTTCAAGCCCCGATTCACCGTCCATGCGTGTAGGAGCCCCGCCCTTATCAGTATTTGCAACTACGGAACATACCATTCCGATGCTCAGCCTTGATAATGGGTTTGATGACAGCGACGTCTTGACGTTCGATAAAAGAATAAAAAAAAATCTTAATACAAGCGATGAGATTCTATATACGGCAGAACCTAAATTAGACGGTATAGCCGTTGAGCTTGTTTATGAAAATGGCAGGCTGTCAAGAGCTTCAACCCGCGGAGATGGAACCAGGGGGGAGCTTATAACGGAAAATATCAGAACTATTCGCTCGGTTCCCCTGCTCCTGCAAAATTCGGATAAAATCAAAACACCCGCCCTTCTTGAAGTCAGGGGTGAGGTTGTAATGGGACATGCCGGATTTAAAAAGCTTAACCGCAATCAGCTTGCGAACAACCTGAATATCTTTGCAAATCCAAGAAATGCCGCGGCTGGTTCCCTGCGTCAATTGGACTCAAAAATAACTGCGCAAAGGCCCCTGGAAATTTTCGTTTACGGTATCGGAAGAGCAACGAATATTTTTGCTGAATCACACTGGGAGTATCTTTGTATTTTAAAAAAACTCGGATTCAGGATCAACTCTCTTATAAAATCCGGTCTGACAATTAAGGCTGTAATTGAGTATTACAGGGAAATTTCTGAAAAAAGAAATTCTCTGCCATATGATATTGACGGTGTTGTTTTAAAGGTCGACAGCCTGAAAATGCAGCAATCATTGGGTGCAACGTCCAGGAGCCCCAGGTGGGCAATAGCATACAAGTTCGCAGCCATGCAAGAAACCACTAAAATTATCGATATTGATGTACAGGTGGGACGTACAGGGGTCCTGACTCCTGTCGCAATTCTTGCTCCTGTAAATATAGCCGGCGTTAATGTCACCAGGGCCACACTTCATAATGAAGACGAGATCAAACGCAAAGATATCAAAACAGGAGATACTGTTCTGGTACAGCGGGCTGGGGATGTAATACCTGAAATTGTAAAGGTGATCGATTCCGGACGCACAGGTGATGAACAAAAATTTTCCATGCCTGCAAACTGCCCTGTCTGCGGAGCTGAAGTTGTACGTGAAAAAGATGAATCTGCTGCAAGATGCGTAAACACAGATTGTCCCGCACAAATCAAGGAAAGGATAAAGCATTTTGCATCAAAAGCTGCCTTTGATGTGGAAGGCCTTGGCGATAAACTTGTTGAACAGCTTGTAGAGAAAAAAATCTGCACTTCATGTGCGGATATTTTTTATCTAAACATTGAAAAACTGAAAACCCTTGACCGTATGGGAGATATCTCTGCAAAAAATATAATAAAAGCAGTTGAGAAAAGTAAGAAAATCTCATTTTCCAGATTTATCTATGGGCTGGGCATACGTCATGTGGGTGAACACCTGGCAAAAATACTTGCGGATCATTATAACAGCTTTGACGGGCTTGCAAAGAAGCTGCCTGAGGAGATAGAGGCTGTGGAAGGGATAGGCCCGGTTGTGGCCGAAAGCATCTTCAATTATTTCAGGCAGGATAAAAACCTGGAAATAATAAATAGCATTATTAAAAGCGGTGTAAAGGTCATTTATGAATCTGCAAAAAAAAAAGGTACGCTTGAAGGCAGCGCTTTTGTAATAACCGGCGTACTTGAAACCTGGACGAGGAGCCGGATAAAGAAAATTATCGAATCCGCCGGCGGCCGTGTCAATAGTTCCTTAAGTCACAAAACAGACTACCTGCTTGCGGGCAAATCAGCAGGCTCCAAACTAACCCGCGCAAAAACCCTTGGCATAAAAATCATTGATGAAGATAAATTCAAGTCCATGCTTGACTCTTGA